The following are from one region of the Moritella sp. 24 genome:
- a CDS encoding acyl carrier protein, whose translation MKSREQIYQTLADILVEEFEIEADDISLEANLYTDLDLDSIDAIDLVIKLRDITNEKIEPEVFKLVRTVEDVVNEIEKLTSEK comes from the coding sequence ATGAAATCAAGAGAACAGATTTATCAAACATTAGCCGATATCTTAGTTGAAGAGTTTGAAATCGAAGCTGACGATATTAGCTTAGAAGCAAATCTATACACAGATTTAGATTTAGACAGTATCGACGCAATTGATTTAGTGATCAAATTACGTGACATTACGAACGAGAAAATCGAACCAGAAGTGTTCAAATTAGTGCGTACTGTTGAAGATGTTGTTAATGAAATTGAAAAGTTAACATCAGAAAAGTAA
- a CDS encoding glycosyltransferase family 2 protein, translating into MNYCIVIPNYNHVLVIDTLLASLASYNLPVIMVNDGSDKDNAAFMQTLADKYRYLTLVNHQSNQGKGAAVHTGLKYAKSMGFTHAIQVDADGQHDIRDINKLVELSQAEPQVLISGCPIYNESVPKHRYYARYLTHVWVWIETLSFDIKDTMCGFRVYPLTETLNVLAKNENMAKYMSFDTEIIVRLYWDGVNTTFLPTKVNYPENGVSHFRLWEDNVAISWMHTRLVFGMLKRLPQLLLRKFRK; encoded by the coding sequence ATGAATTATTGCATCGTTATACCCAACTATAACCATGTATTAGTCATTGATACGTTATTAGCATCATTGGCAAGCTACAACTTGCCCGTGATCATGGTGAATGATGGTAGTGATAAAGACAATGCCGCATTTATGCAGACATTGGCGGACAAGTATCGCTATCTAACCTTGGTTAATCATCAGAGTAATCAAGGGAAAGGCGCAGCAGTACACACAGGATTAAAATACGCGAAGAGCATGGGCTTTACACATGCAATCCAAGTGGATGCTGATGGCCAGCATGATATTCGTGATATTAATAAACTGGTTGAATTGTCACAGGCAGAACCTCAGGTACTTATTAGTGGTTGTCCTATTTATAATGAATCAGTGCCAAAGCATCGCTATTACGCCCGCTATTTAACTCATGTTTGGGTATGGATAGAAACATTATCGTTTGATATCAAAGATACTATGTGTGGGTTTAGGGTATATCCCCTCACTGAAACGTTAAACGTCTTGGCTAAGAATGAAAACATGGCGAAATACATGTCATTTGATACCGAGATAATTGTGCGTTTGTATTGGGATGGTGTGAATACGACATTCTTACCAACGAAGGTGAACTACCCTGAAAATGGCGTATCACATTTCCGTTTATGGGAAGATAATGTGGCTATTTCATGGATGCACACACGGTTAGTGTTCGGTATGTTAAAACGTTTACCGCAGTTATTATTGCGTAAATTTAGGAAGTAG
- a CDS encoding class I SAM-dependent methyltransferase: MTFYNKPAEISAFNAKFEAQKIAFAPVAFQVARCLLKFGILKAVDEAGNKGISLSALTDTLDTSEYGVSVLLDMGLSMGLVWQQGDNFILDKVGDFLLNDDMALKNLDFTHHVCYQGLFDLDKAIETGTPAGLHVFGDWKTIYPGLSQLPEEAKRSWFEFDHYYSDHAFPEVLALLFEHQPKHILDVGGNTGKWSLACTNHDENVNVTIMDLPGQLNVALANAKDAGVADRVHGHETDLLDESRTFFDGADTIWMSQFLDCFSKSEILSILKRAADVMTADSRLYILETFWDRQPYEAGAYCVNATSIYFTAMANGNSRMYHSKDMMRLIQEAGMYVDQDTDDLGLGHTLLACKKK, translated from the coding sequence ATGACGTTTTATAACAAACCGGCTGAAATATCAGCGTTTAATGCAAAATTTGAAGCGCAGAAAATCGCATTCGCACCAGTCGCGTTTCAGGTCGCGCGCTGTTTATTAAAGTTCGGTATTTTAAAAGCAGTAGACGAAGCGGGTAACAAAGGTATTAGTTTATCTGCATTGACAGATACGTTGGATACCAGTGAATACGGCGTTAGTGTATTGCTTGATATGGGACTAAGCATGGGTTTGGTTTGGCAACAAGGTGACAACTTTATTTTAGATAAAGTCGGTGATTTTTTGCTTAACGATGACATGGCGTTAAAGAATCTCGATTTTACTCATCATGTTTGTTATCAGGGTTTATTCGATTTGGATAAAGCCATTGAAACTGGTACCCCTGCGGGTTTACATGTGTTTGGTGATTGGAAAACAATTTACCCAGGTCTAAGTCAATTACCAGAAGAAGCGAAAAGAAGCTGGTTTGAATTTGACCATTACTATTCTGATCATGCGTTCCCTGAAGTGTTGGCGTTATTATTCGAACATCAGCCAAAGCATATCCTAGATGTTGGTGGCAACACGGGTAAATGGTCATTAGCGTGTACTAATCACGATGAAAACGTCAATGTTACTATTATGGATTTACCTGGGCAGCTTAATGTTGCGCTGGCTAACGCGAAAGATGCGGGTGTTGCTGATCGTGTGCATGGTCATGAAACGGATTTACTTGATGAAAGCCGTACCTTCTTTGATGGCGCAGACACGATCTGGATGAGTCAATTTTTAGATTGTTTCAGTAAAAGTGAAATTTTAAGTATTCTTAAGCGTGCTGCTGATGTAATGACTGCTGATAGTCGTTTGTATATCTTAGAAACTTTCTGGGATCGCCAGCCATACGAAGCGGGTGCTTATTGTGTTAATGCTACGTCTATCTACTTTACTGCTATGGCGAATGGTAATAGCCGTATGTATCACTCTAAAGATATGATGCGTTTAATTCAAGAAGCAGGTATGTATGTTGATCAAGATACTGATGATTTAGGCCTTGGTCATACACTTCTTGCTTGTAAGAAGAAATAA
- a CDS encoding acyltransferase codes for MSDTVHWSKMQERGTFLGMKILLFCYRVLGRTGFSMILYPVIVYLYFTGGESKNASLNYLGKVAKRKGWAKQPGHREGIRHFYTFAQGAFDKIDAWTGKISIEQVEYNYCDKFKQVLENDRGAVFIGSHLGNLEVCRTLSVGKYTTRINVLVFTHHAIEFNKIMQKINPNVNVNFIQVTDVGVDLAILLKQRVEAGEKVVIVGDRTSTSTPGRVVYADFLGQQAPFSQGPFILASLLECPVYYLFCLKDGDKYRLIFEHVSDKLKFARKTRQAEIGELINQYAQRLEHFCLQYPYQWFNFFDFWQEDHKVERKK; via the coding sequence ATGTCAGACACTGTTCATTGGTCAAAAATGCAAGAGCGCGGTACGTTTTTAGGAATGAAAATACTGCTTTTTTGCTATCGTGTTTTAGGTCGTACTGGCTTCTCGATGATTCTTTATCCTGTCATCGTGTATTTGTATTTCACGGGCGGTGAAAGTAAAAATGCATCTTTAAATTACCTTGGTAAAGTAGCAAAGCGTAAGGGCTGGGCAAAACAGCCGGGGCATCGAGAAGGTATTAGACATTTCTATACTTTTGCGCAAGGCGCATTTGATAAGATAGACGCTTGGACTGGCAAGATCAGCATAGAACAAGTGGAATATAATTATTGCGATAAGTTTAAGCAAGTACTGGAAAACGATCGCGGTGCAGTATTTATTGGCTCGCATCTGGGTAATTTAGAAGTATGCCGAACGTTAAGCGTGGGAAAATATACTACCCGTATTAATGTGTTAGTGTTTACTCATCATGCGATCGAGTTTAATAAGATCATGCAAAAAATTAACCCGAATGTGAATGTTAACTTTATCCAAGTGACAGATGTCGGTGTTGATCTCGCTATTTTACTAAAGCAACGTGTTGAAGCGGGTGAGAAGGTTGTGATTGTGGGTGACCGCACGAGCACCAGTACGCCAGGCCGCGTTGTTTATGCCGATTTTTTAGGTCAGCAAGCACCGTTTTCACAAGGGCCGTTTATTTTAGCCTCGTTGTTAGAGTGTCCTGTGTACTACCTGTTTTGTTTGAAAGACGGTGATAAATACCGCCTTATTTTCGAACATGTATCAGATAAATTGAAGTTTGCACGAAAAACCAGACAAGCCGAAATTGGCGAGTTAATTAATCAATATGCACAAAGGTTAGAACACTTTTGCCTGCAATACCCGTATCAATGGTTTAACTTTTTTGATTTTTGGCAAGAAGACCATAAAGTAGAACGTAAGAAATAG
- a CDS encoding phosphopantetheine-binding protein translates to MSELKTELKQLIIAELDLEDIEVEDINDADALFVEGLGLDSIDALELGLILKKHYNIKIDANSDEIKHHFSSIDALSAFITQTRATA, encoded by the coding sequence ATGAGTGAATTAAAAACAGAGCTAAAGCAGCTTATTATTGCTGAACTAGATCTTGAAGATATTGAAGTTGAAGATATTAACGATGCAGATGCATTATTTGTTGAAGGTTTAGGTTTAGATAGCATTGATGCGTTGGAACTGGGTCTGATTTTAAAGAAACATTACAATATCAAGATCGATGCAAATTCTGATGAAATCAAACATCACTTTTCATCTATCGATGCACTAAGTGCATTTATCACTCAGACTCGTGCAACGGCTTAA
- a CDS encoding 1-acyl-sn-glycerol-3-phosphate acyltransferase: MLKSVNYLWRLFATAMCFSLFGAGALVLTLFVFPIQKLCIRGEQAQKRTARKTVHYSFRFFIATMAFTRIFEFDLRDKAELAQRQGQLILANHPSLIDVVVLLSIIPNADCVVKAHLFSNPFIRGVIKNTGYISNADPESLLSACKSSLEQGNNLIIFPEGTRTVPGKEVVFQRGAANIALRCEVPITTVLINVTPTTLTKAESWYQIPSEKAKFTLQLTRNVPLISIAEATPMSKQVRHYCRELENYFKQELLPHE; encoded by the coding sequence ATGCTTAAATCCGTTAATTACCTTTGGCGTTTATTTGCGACGGCCATGTGTTTTAGTTTGTTTGGTGCTGGCGCTCTCGTTTTAACCTTGTTCGTATTTCCAATTCAAAAACTGTGTATTCGTGGTGAACAAGCGCAAAAACGTACGGCGCGTAAAACCGTTCATTATAGCTTTCGTTTTTTTATTGCCACGATGGCATTTACTCGAATATTCGAATTTGACCTGCGTGATAAAGCAGAGCTTGCTCAGCGTCAAGGCCAGTTAATTCTCGCTAATCACCCTTCGTTGATCGATGTTGTTGTATTGCTTTCTATTATACCGAATGCTGATTGTGTGGTTAAAGCGCATTTATTTAGTAATCCGTTTATTCGCGGTGTCATTAAGAATACCGGGTATATCAGTAATGCCGATCCTGAATCGCTGCTTAGTGCCTGCAAGTCATCGTTAGAGCAGGGTAATAACTTGATTATTTTCCCTGAGGGAACGCGTACTGTTCCCGGAAAAGAAGTCGTTTTTCAGCGCGGCGCAGCGAATATCGCTTTGCGTTGTGAGGTACCAATTACAACGGTACTGATTAATGTTACGCCAACAACATTAACAAAAGCTGAGTCTTGGTATCAAATTCCAAGTGAAAAAGCTAAATTTACGCTGCAATTAACACGAAATGTACCCTTAATTTCAATTGCAGAAGCAACACCAATGAGTAAACAAGTCCGCCATTATTGCCGTGAACTTGAAAATTATTTTAAACAGGAACTACTACCCCATGAGTGA
- a CDS encoding AMP-binding protein — MTNMSLSQCDSCFHINKQTVSFNQFSADISHARLAIRQTDADSVLLFHQSSYHFGVGFFALALEGRDIVMPPNAQQQTLMHIAPQCQATFGDIHVDGLVRINTAETHDSTTAVDDLKSRAELFTPLACKITFFTSGSTGQHKPIVKQFSQLNCEVDVLINTFTARLNSSELLLSTVSHQHIYGLLFKLLLPLKSGLTIVNDTFEYPEHISQLLTEELNKKRDRKLAEDDTLTALLISSPAHLKRLSMDNVLMKNKAQLQGVFSSGGPLLFETAQMLFSQLSQAPIEVFGSTETGGIAWRQCEQATPSPWQVFPDISYRIMAETAKLVLTSPYINDADYVTEDRVRRIDDRHFEMLGRADRTVKHEEKRINLDHMERCLKQHPLVNEVRVIVLNGAKKQVLAAVIELSAAGQVLVIEQGKKTLNDCFKLHLLGEFERICLPKKWRYPAQMPFNSQGKLVIKELERLFD; from the coding sequence ATGACGAATATGTCACTCAGCCAGTGTGATAGTTGCTTTCATATTAATAAGCAAACCGTTAGTTTTAATCAGTTTAGTGCTGATATCAGCCATGCTCGACTGGCTATCCGTCAAACAGATGCTGACAGCGTATTACTCTTCCACCAATCAAGTTATCATTTTGGTGTAGGCTTTTTTGCGCTCGCACTTGAAGGGCGCGATATTGTAATGCCGCCAAATGCACAGCAGCAAACGCTCATGCATATTGCGCCACAATGTCAGGCCACATTTGGTGATATACATGTGGACGGTCTTGTTCGTATTAATACCGCCGAAACTCATGATTCCACTACAGCGGTTGATGACTTAAAAAGTAGGGCTGAACTATTTACACCATTAGCGTGTAAAATTACCTTCTTTACTTCAGGTTCAACAGGTCAACACAAACCGATAGTAAAACAGTTTTCACAGCTTAATTGCGAAGTAGATGTATTAATCAATACTTTCACTGCGCGTTTAAATTCCTCAGAGCTGTTATTAAGTACTGTTTCTCATCAGCATATTTATGGGCTGTTATTTAAATTGTTATTGCCACTAAAATCAGGCTTAACGATTGTTAATGATACCTTTGAATACCCAGAGCATATTAGTCAGCTTTTAACAGAAGAATTAAATAAAAAGCGAGATAGAAAGTTAGCTGAAGATGACACCTTAACCGCATTATTGATCTCCAGCCCTGCGCATTTAAAACGGCTGAGTATGGATAATGTGTTGATGAAGAATAAAGCGCAGTTACAAGGTGTGTTTAGCTCGGGTGGACCATTACTTTTTGAAACGGCACAAATGCTGTTTTCACAACTGTCACAAGCACCTATCGAAGTTTTTGGTAGTACCGAAACCGGTGGGATAGCATGGCGACAATGCGAACAGGCAACACCGAGTCCTTGGCAAGTTTTCCCTGATATTAGCTATCGCATTATGGCTGAAACGGCAAAGTTGGTCTTAACATCACCGTATATTAACGATGCTGATTATGTGACTGAAGATCGTGTTAGGCGTATTGATGATCGACATTTTGAAATGCTAGGTCGTGCAGACCGTACCGTGAAGCATGAAGAAAAGCGTATTAATCTTGACCACATGGAACGTTGTTTAAAGCAACACCCGTTGGTAAACGAAGTACGTGTTATTGTGCTAAATGGTGCAAAAAAACAAGTATTAGCGGCTGTCATTGAGCTATCAGCGGCAGGGCAAGTATTAGTGATTGAGCAGGGTAAGAAAACCTTGAATGATTGTTTTAAATTACATTTACTGGGTGAATTTGAACGTATTTGTTTACCTAAGAAATGGCGTTATCCAGCGCAAATGCCATTTAATTCTCAAGGCAAATTAGTGATAAAAGAATTGGAGAGATTGTTTGACTGA
- a CDS encoding beta-ketoacyl synthase chain length factor codes for MKLYIESISSWSTSCAEQANKLDKTQTKSSAWPKLEFVPAMQRRRLSPFAKIALYTAENVLSALSGSSGLSEASDQVDIVFSSRHGDLHKTAELLTELTADNDISPTAFSTSVHNAVPGLYSILKQNKQAINAVSAGKDSFFYGIVDAYARLKSGRTNKILLVHVDRELPALYSQFQDEQQVDHAVAMVVTLTPTATTLAGIDLCFSAAESAVSKPELLELNLPAALSFIHWFEGTADSALQYNSERHFWTCERVSGSADA; via the coding sequence TTGAAGTTATATATAGAAAGTATTAGCTCTTGGTCTACCTCTTGCGCTGAACAAGCGAATAAGTTAGATAAAACACAAACTAAATCATCAGCTTGGCCAAAATTAGAATTTGTGCCTGCGATGCAACGTAGACGTTTAAGCCCTTTCGCTAAGATTGCGCTTTATACGGCTGAAAATGTGTTGTCAGCTCTCTCTGGATCGTCAGGATTATCAGAAGCTAGCGATCAAGTTGATATTGTTTTTTCTAGTCGCCATGGTGACCTACATAAAACCGCAGAATTACTTACCGAGTTAACGGCTGATAACGATATTTCACCGACCGCGTTTAGCACATCGGTACATAACGCCGTACCGGGTTTATACAGTATTTTAAAACAAAATAAGCAAGCGATTAATGCAGTCTCTGCCGGAAAGGATAGTTTTTTCTATGGAATTGTGGATGCGTATGCACGCCTAAAATCAGGACGTACGAATAAAATACTTCTCGTACATGTCGATCGTGAGCTACCTGCATTATATTCGCAGTTTCAAGATGAACAACAAGTTGATCATGCAGTTGCTATGGTCGTTACGTTAACACCAACAGCGACAACATTAGCGGGTATCGACCTTTGTTTTTCAGCAGCAGAATCGGCAGTAAGTAAGCCTGAGTTACTTGAATTAAACTTACCTGCGGCCTTGTCCTTTATTCATTGGTTTGAAGGTACGGCAGATTCAGCGCTGCAATATAATTCAGAACGTCACTTTTGGACTTGCGAACGCGTTTCAGGTTCTGCAGATGCTTAA
- the hutH gene encoding histidine ammonia-lyase, whose product MATTKATIKFGESRLTIEDIVAIAKQEKHVSISDAPELTNKIDSALAFLDSLLKEDGVIYGVTTGYGDSVTVKVPLSLVNELPLHLTRFHGCGLGQLFSTVEGRAILATRLNSLAQGYSGVSWEMLHLLAAYLEHDIIPAIPQEGSVGASGDLTPLSYVAGALVGERDVYYKDQIRNSGEVMAELGLTPLVLRPKEGLAIMNGTAVMTAVACLAFDRAEYLTKLAARITAMASLSIKGNSHHFDEILFSVKPHPGQQQVATWIRNDLNHAEHPRNADRLQDRYSIRCAPHVIGVLQDSLPWFRQMIENELNSANDNPIIDGQGEHVLHGGHFYGGHIAMAMDSMKTAVANLADLADRQLASLVDTKYNNGLPSNLSMSDESRRYINHGFKAMQIGASAYTAEALKQTMPASVFSRSTECHNQDKVSMGTIASRDAMRVLQLTEQVLATTLLATVQGLRIRIERQELDLTSLPIAVQDMYNDICSFFEPLVEDRPMESLLRFTIDAIQTQRWALYQ is encoded by the coding sequence GTGGCTACCACTAAAGCAACAATTAAGTTTGGCGAATCACGTTTAACGATTGAAGATATCGTTGCAATTGCGAAACAAGAAAAACATGTCAGCATCAGTGATGCACCAGAATTAACCAATAAGATTGATTCTGCTTTAGCTTTCTTAGATAGCTTATTAAAAGAAGATGGCGTTATTTATGGTGTAACAACGGGTTATGGCGATTCGGTAACGGTTAAGGTACCGCTAAGTTTAGTTAATGAATTACCATTACACCTTACCCGTTTTCATGGCTGTGGTTTAGGTCAATTGTTTAGTACGGTAGAAGGTCGCGCTATTTTGGCGACACGTCTGAATTCTTTAGCACAAGGTTATTCTGGCGTAAGCTGGGAAATGCTGCATTTACTCGCGGCCTATTTAGAACACGATATAATTCCTGCTATCCCGCAAGAAGGTTCTGTAGGAGCAAGTGGTGATTTGACGCCATTATCTTATGTTGCAGGCGCACTTGTGGGCGAACGTGATGTTTATTATAAAGACCAGATCCGTAACAGTGGTGAAGTCATGGCTGAATTGGGCCTAACACCATTAGTGTTACGACCAAAAGAAGGCTTGGCGATCATGAATGGCACCGCGGTAATGACAGCGGTTGCATGTTTAGCTTTTGATCGTGCAGAGTACCTCACTAAACTAGCGGCGCGTATTACTGCAATGGCGAGTTTGTCTATTAAAGGCAACAGTCATCATTTTGACGAGATCTTATTCTCTGTTAAACCGCACCCAGGTCAACAGCAAGTGGCTACGTGGATCCGTAATGATTTAAATCACGCGGAACACCCACGTAATGCAGACCGCTTACAAGATCGTTATTCTATTCGTTGTGCACCACACGTTATCGGTGTACTACAAGACTCACTGCCTTGGTTCCGTCAAATGATTGAGAACGAGCTAAATTCTGCTAACGATAACCCGATTATTGATGGTCAAGGTGAGCATGTACTTCACGGTGGCCATTTCTATGGCGGTCATATTGCAATGGCAATGGACAGCATGAAAACGGCCGTGGCTAACTTAGCCGACCTTGCTGATCGTCAATTAGCATCACTGGTTGATACTAAATATAACAACGGCTTGCCATCTAACTTATCGATGAGTGATGAGTCTCGTCGTTACATCAACCATGGTTTTAAAGCGATGCAAATTGGTGCGTCAGCATACACTGCGGAAGCATTGAAACAAACCATGCCTGCAAGTGTGTTCTCACGCTCTACAGAATGTCATAACCAAGACAAAGTAAGCATGGGTACTATCGCGTCACGTGATGCAATGCGTGTGTTACAGTTGACTGAACAAGTATTAGCAACGACATTATTGGCAACAGTGCAAGGTTTACGTATTCGTATTGAACGTCAAGAATTGGACTTAACGAGCTTACCAATTGCTGTTCAAGATATGTATAACGACATTTGTAGTTTCTTCGAACCATTAGTAGAAGATCGACCAATGGAAAGCTTATTACGCTTTACAATTGACGCTATTCAAACCCAGCGTTGGGCGCTCTATCAGTAA